In Bombus pascuorum chromosome 13, iyBomPasc1.1, whole genome shotgun sequence, a single genomic region encodes these proteins:
- the LOC132913584 gene encoding LIRP-like — protein MRMYANRLYALMSLILVIVILIPVAEHASDTYKQRNIHGSDVFQYGQKGQSRDQSRDQSRDQSMTEMHQYCGRILSSTLQIICGSVYNSRFKKSNQEMEMDDYMAYSYDLHPYKSIKNAKKMIRFRRNGRGIHEECCLKSCTTEELRSYCGAR, from the exons ATGAGA ATGTACGCAAATCGATTATACGCGCTCATGAGTTTAATACTCGTGATAGTGATCCTAATACCGGTAGCGGAACATGCATCGGATACATACAAGCAGCGGAACATACATGGATCGGATGTATTTCAATATGGTCAAAAGGGACAATCTAGGGATCAATCTCGAGATCAATCTCGAGATCAATCTATGACAGAAATGCATCAATACTGTGGACGAATTTTGTCAAGTACTTTACAGATAATATGCGGTAGTGTTTACAATAGCcgatttaaaaaaagcaaTCAAG agATGGAGATGGATGATTATATGGCCTATAGTTACGATCTGCATCCTTATAAGTCTATCAAGAATGCGAAAAAAATGATTAGATTTCGAAGAAATGGACGAGGAATTCACGAGGAATGTTGTTTAAAATCTTGTACGACCGAGGAGCTGCGCTCCTATTGCGGTGCTCGTTAA